TGCCAAATTTTAATTTTATTCTTATTAAGACTGTTAAAAAGTAATGCTCGTCAGGACTCAAACCAAAAACCAGTTGTGAGTGAATTTGCAACTGTGGCTGAGTGAGGACTTCTCTAGCTTTACCCTTGAGGAGAGGAACTCTAAGATAGAGGTATTTTGTTTCTAATATTATTTTATGTCTAAAGACTCAATAAAAGTGCTTTTAATTGAGGATGACGAGGATGACTATATTCTGACGCGCGATCTCCTTTCAGAAATTGAGCGAGAAAAGTTTGATCTCGAATGGGTAGATAGTTATGATGCTGCTTTAGAAAAGATTCAGATGCATCAACATGATGTCTATTTAGTGGACTATTGTCTTGGCGCACACAACGGCTTGGAATTGTTACAAGAAGCCATTTCAACTAATTGTAAAGCGCCGATCATCTTGCTGACCGGGCAAGGAGATCGGGAAGTAGACTTTGCAGCAATGAAAGCGGGAGCCGCCGATTACCTAGTTAAGGGGAAGATGGACGCGCCGCTATTAGAGCGGGCGATCCGCTACTCGATCGAGCGAGTCAAAACGTTAGAGGCGCTGCGGGAGAGTGAATCGCGGCTAGAGAATATTCTTGGCTCGCTCGATGACAGCGTATGGTCGGTTTCAGCCATCACTAGGGAGCCGATTTACATCAGTCCGGCGGCGGCGGAAATTTATGGTCGTCCAGTCTCGCAGTTTTTCGAGCGCCCGAACCTCTGGCTGGAGGTGATTCACCCAGAGGATCGAGAACGAATAGAAGCTATGACGCAAGCGTTACTCCAAGTCGGTGCAGCAGACGAAGAGTATCGTATTTTCCGACCGGACGGGGAAGAGCGTTGGATTCGCAATCGCGCTCATCTAGGGCGTGACGCGAATGGGAATGTCATCCGAATCGATGGTTTGGCTGCCGATATTACCAAACGCAAGCAGGCAGAAGAAGCCTTGCGGTCAGCTATGCGCGAAAACAGCCAGCTAGCGGCGGCGATCGCTAACCTGACAACTGGAGTTACAATCACCGATCCAACTTTACCTGACAATCCAATTATCTTTGTCAATCCTGCTTTTACTGCCATCACCGGCTACTCGGCGGCGGAAGTGATGGGTTCTAATTGCCGCTTTCTACAAGGGAAAGATACCGATTTCACTGTTGTGAAAGTGATGCGAGAAGCGATCGCATCAAAGCAACCGATTATGTGTGTAGTCCTGAACTACTGCAAAGATGGGACACCGTTCTGGAATGAACTCACCATCAACCCAGTTTTTGATAACGATGGGAAACTCATCAACTTCATCGGGTTGCAGAACGACATCACGGTTCGCAAGCAAACCGAAGAGGCAATTGAACGACTGCGCCACCAAAACGAACTAATTCTCAACTCAGCGGGTGAAGGAATTTATGGTTTGGATATTCATGGAAACGCCACCTTTGTTAATCCAGCTGCTGCGAGAATGCTGGGATGGGAAGTTGAAGAACTCATTGGCAAACCCTTGCATTTTATTTGCCACCATTCAAAAGCCGATGGCGCTCCTTATCCGCGAGAAGCGTGTCCAATTTATGCAGCCTTTAAGGATGGCACAGTTCAACAAATAGAAGAAGAAGTCTTTTGGCGAAAAGACGGTACGAGCTTTCCCGTTGAATACATCAGCACCCCCATTCGAGAAAATGGTCAGTTGGTGGGTGCAGTCGTTACCTTCCAAGATATTACCGAGCGCGTAGGGGCAGCTACCAAGGCCGCCCAGACCCAGGAGGCTTTGCGTGAGAGTCAAGAACGTTATGAACTCGCCGTTTCTGGTGCTAACGACGGACTTTGGGACTGGAATTTAAAAACAAACGAAATTTATTTTTCTCCCCGCTGGAAATCCATGCTGGGCTGCGAGGAGAGCGAAATTAGCAATACGCCTGATGCCTGGTTTGAGCGAGTGCATCCTGAGGATATCGAGCAGTTGAAAGGGCAGATTTCTTTACATCTGGAAGGGCTGACCCCCCATTTTGAGAACGAACATCGCATACTACACAAAGACGGAACATACCGTTGGATGCTAATCCGGGGGATGGCTGTACGAGACACAAATGGTAAAGCCTCTCGCATGGCTGGCTCTCAAACTGACATCACCGAGCGCAAGCAAGTTGAGAAACAACTCCTCCATGATGCTTTTCATGACGTGTTGACAGGCTTGCCAAACCGAGCCTTGTTTAGGGATCGGTTGGGACAGGCAATTGAACGGTCAAAACGAACCAGTGACTATTTCTTCGCCGTCCTTTTTCTAGATATTGATCGCTTCAAGGTGATTAATGACAGCTTGGGACACATGATTGGCGATCAATTGCTGGTAGCGATCGCGCAGCGGTTGAAAGCTTGCCTGCGGGGTGGAGATACAGTTGCACGGTTAGGTGGAGATGAGTTCACCATCCTGCTCGACGATGTCAAAAATATCAATAACGCCACTGACATTGCCGAGCGCATCCACTTAGAACTTATGCATCCTTTCAGCCTTAACGAGCAAGAGGTATTCACGACAGCAAGCATCGGCATTGCCATCGGGGGTGGTTCGCAAAGCGCCCCAGCAATTGGATATGACTGTCCGGAAAATCTCCTGCGCGATGCTGACACCGCAATGTATCGTGCCAAATCAATGGGGAGAGCGCGTCACGAAGTCTTTGATACCACCATGCATACCCGCGCGGTGGCACTCTTGCAACTGGAAAACGACTTGCGGCGTGCGATCGAGCGGGATGAATTTCAGCTTCACTATCAACCCATTGTGTCATTGACAACTGGCAGGCTTGACGGGTTCGAGGCGCTTGTACGCTGGCAGCATCCGGAGCGCGGTTTAATCTCTCCAGCGGAATTTATTCCCATTGCCGAAGAAACAGGTTTAATTGTTCCCATTGGGCTGTGGGTACTCTACAATGCATGTTACCAAATGTATGATTGGCAGCAATTTTATCCAGAATTACTATTAACAATCAGTGTTAATCTTTCCAGCAAACAGTTTTTACAACCAGATTTAGTCAAGCAAATCGATCAAATTTTGCGGGAGACTCGCCTGGATGCGCGAAGTTTGAAGTTAGAAATTACTGAAAGTGCAGTTATGGAAAACGCAGAATCGGCAATCAAAATGCTTTTCCAACTAAAAGCTTTAGGCGTACATCTGCATATTGATGACTTCGGCACTGGCTATTCATCCTTAAGCTATCTGCATCGGTTTCCCATCGATCAGTTAAAGATTGATCGTTCTTTTATTAGTAGAATTGGGGCGAAAGACGACAGTTTAGAAATTGTCCGTGCTATCGTGACCCTGGCTCATACTTTAGAGTTAAATGTGACAGCAGAAGGGGTGGAAACAGCCGAGCAACTCTCCCAACTGAGAGAAATGGAATGCGAATATGGGCAAGGATATTTTTTCGCTAAACCCTTAACTCAAGAGTCAGCAAAAGAATTAATTGTTACAACACAGCAGCTTACCACCGATTTTAATTATTTTGCCTCAATCTTTGCAAAACCTCAATAATCTTATGTGCGCTGAGTAGATGACTGAAATTTAGTATTGCTTAATGTTAGGTTTTGCCAAGGCGAAACCTAACTAGGAATTCTGCAAAACTATATTTTATAGTGTTGAGTTTTCCGCTTCATTTTCCTTTAGTGGCAATTCAACAATCTCAAACCAGTATTTTCCCAAAGCTTTCATCACAGAAACTAGAGATTCAAATGTGACTGGCTTAGCAATGTACGAGTTTGCGCCTAAACCGTAAGAACGATAGATGTCTTCCTCAGCCTTTGATGTAGTCAGCACGACGACTGGAATAGGTCGCAGTTCGGGATCGGCTTTAATCTCCTGGAGAGCCTCCCGCCCATCCTTTTTAGGCATATTCAGATCCAGCAGAATTAAACCTGGACGGGGCGATTTTATTAACTGAGTATACTTACCCCGATGGTAAAGATAATCCATCAGATCCTCACCATCTACAACAAAGTGTAGATCGTTAGCGAGTCGGCATTCTTCTAATGCATCCTTTGCTAGCAGCCGATCGTCTTCATCATCGTCAGCCATCAAGATGGTAATTAATTTTCCAGCTTTATTCACAGCGTTTTACTCACACCAAATTCCAGTACTTTCGCATAATTTGCAGCCGCGAAAAAAGGCTTGCTTTCTGAGATTGATCAGCAAAAATCTAAAATTTAAAATTCCAAAATCTATCACCTAGATTGCTTAACAGGTAGCGTGACAATGAATGTCGCCCCCTCCCCTAATATGCTTTTTGCTGTGATAGTACCACCATGACGCTCGACTATTTTACGGCAGATCGCTAAACCAACTCCCGTTCCTTCATACTCGTTACGACCGTGTAGGCGTTGGAAAACTGTGAAGATCCGATCCAGATACTTTTCGTCAAAACCAATGCCATTATCTTCGACCATAATTTGACACATGGGACGAGCTGATAAGTCTTGTGTCCAAAGCTGCTCGTCCTTCTCTAGTAATTGACTCCAAATCTTGACGACGGGTGCTTCTTCCTGACGCCGAAACTTCAGCGCATTGCTAATCAAATTCTGTAATAATTGCCGCATCTGCGACGGATCAGCATCAATCGTTAGCAGCTCGCCAATTTCTACTTGTGCGCCTACCTTCTGGATATGCACCTCCAAATCAGACAAGACCTCTTGTAGCACGTTGGTGATATTGACACGAGTAAAAGGCTGAGCTTTGCTTGTCACCCGCGAGAAGGCTAGAAGGTCATTAATAAGAGTTTGCATCCGTTGCGCCGCTTTTTGCATCCGCTCCAGGTAGTCCTTCCCCTCATTGGTTAGGGATTCTCCGTATTTGAGTTTGAGGCGATCGCCAAAGGCTTGAATTTTCCGCAATGGTTCCTGCAAGTCGTGGGAAGCGACGAAGGCAAAGTCTTGCAATTCCCGGTTGCTTTGTTCCAATTTGAAGGTATAAGCTTTTAATTTTTCCTCTGTTCGCTGTCGTTCGGCAATTTCAGCTTCAAGTTCTGTATTAATGATTAATAATTTTTGAGTACGTTCTTGCACCCGTTCTTCGAGCATTTCGTTGGTGCTTTTGATTTCCCAAAACTTTTGATTAAGGGTCGCAGCCATTGACTTGAAGTTGCGAACTAGAGCGTCCAGCTCTGTCACCGAACTATTAGGCCAATCGATTAATTCTTGCTCTGAAAGTTTATGAGGCAGATTTGTCGTTACTTGCGCTAGTTTTGAGAGGGGGCTAACTAAGCTGCGGCTTAGAAGGGTTGCAAAGATGAGCGCGATCGCTGAAATTAGCATCAAAATCGCTAAACTATTGGTATGAACGCGCTCTATATGGCGGACGTCTGGTGTCGCAGACAATTCTGCAATGAGAGTCCAAGGAAGTTGGCTATCAATCAGAGTCTCTTGCACAAAGAACGAATTGTTCCAACGCACCATGACAAGCCGACTGCCACTTATCGGTAGCCACTGATAAGTCATCGGCGCAATTGGACGAATTTCACCATCCTTACGACGATCAAATGTTTGCATTGCTACTCGCTCAGACAGAGTACTAGCAATTACAGATTTTCTGCGATCGACGAGAGTAATTTGCAGTCCCCGCTCGTCAACATTTGATTTTAGGAGTTCGTCAATACCGTTCAAATCGAGTTCTGCAATGACTAAACCACGGAAGCGATTATCTCTTAGCACGGGTACGCTGAGAATTACCTTTTGTCCGTTCACTACATCCGATAGAGTAGGTTGCAGAGTATTATTTATTTCCTTAAAGTAGGGTTTAACAGCAAGATTCAATCCAATAGTGGACTCTCCCGCTTCATTCTGTCGTGGTGAAGATGTAATTGCTTTACCTTCGGCATTGACTACATAAATCTCATGGAAATCTGGAAATGTCCGTCCAGCAAATTCTATACTTGACTGCAATGCATCCAATTTGGTAGGCTCATCAGCAGCAATCTGAGCAAATTCTTGAACTGCCTTTAGATGTTGCTGATGCCAAGAACGCATTTCAACAACTAAATCTATAGAAGCCGCCTTGAGTTCTGCATTAGCTGTTGTCTTGATGTTATCAATTACGCGGCGGCTGTCTAAAACCATAAGAATTAGAGTAGGAAAGAAGACAAAAGCTACTAACAAATTAAAAACAGTTTGTTGCAAAGAAAGCGTGCTAACTGCTTGAGGACGACCTAGCCATTTATGAATCGGTAAATGAGTCAGCATCAAGCTAGCAATTAAAGCATTGAAAATCCCGTTTACAGGCTGCTTTAACAAGATAATCAACGCTTGTGTAGTATCTACGTGCAAGATAATGGCATAAAATAGCCAAATGAGAGGCATCCCGATGAACAGCCAGAAAATTCCGTCTAGCAGCACGATATTCTGACGTAGACGATGAAACAATAAACTAACAAAGAATGCTTCAGCGGTAAAGGTAATTACCGTGTAGGGATGATGCCAAATAAAATAGGTACAAATGCCAGAAATGAAGCCTGCAAAAGTACCCCAACCTGTACCGTACAAAAATACTATAATCCAAACGGCAATGCTGCCAAATAGGAAATCTATATCGAAAAATAATGACCAACGGAAATAATTACCTAAATATCCGGCGACGATTAAAATACTTAGTCCAAAAGCGGCTTTGTTTCGGGCGTAAAACAGTGTTATTTTTGGGAGATAAGGACTTAAATTCATAACTACGGCTTGGTTTTCTTGATTGATGTTGAGCCAGATAAATTCTGTTAGATCCAGTCGCTTTACTCACAAACTGGACTTCTTATTACCTCCCCTTTTTTGAGTGTAGTGGTGAGTGAGGGCGGGGAGATAGGTAAGATGATATGTATCTTTGCAAAACTAAAAAGGCATAAGAAATATTAAAGATTCCTAATTATCATGGCTAAGATTTCATAAATTAATTCAGATTAATATGTTAATTATTAAGAAATGTGGTTTAGAGCGATCGCTTACCTAATCCTTACTACCATCTCCACCCGTTTCTCACCAGTTCTCTTCATTTTTGCCTACTTGCTAAGGGATCATTGCTGCAAGAAGATAAAAAAGCATTAGTTTATTAATTACTGCAATAACTCTAAAACAGCTCAGATTCTTAGCCAATTGTTACGCGGGTCGTCTGTATCTGAGCAATTATTTACAAGTCAACGATTTTTCTGAGTAAGTTCGACTCTATGCAGTCGCCTGAATTGCCTAAATGCAACAAAACGGCTACTGAGGCAAGCAGTAGCCGTCGCGTTAAAGTTTGTAAAACAGCGTAGCTTAGCGCAATCTGACTTAGATATTTTCAGGTTGGCACTAACTCGCCGGGACGCAACCGCGCCCATTTGCCGGTTTCCCGCTTAAAGCTGAGACAACCCACAACATCCCATTCCATCTCAATCATTTCCCCCTCGGTGCGGATATTGACATTGATGGTGGGTTCAGTGGCTTCAAAATCGGGGTCTTCAGTTAGATGAGGCACCTGATGCTGCATTTCTACCGCATGATAGGTGGTGCAGCGGTCTACGTATTGGCAGTTAACACAAATACACATAGGACAGCCTCCAGAGGCTTTTCTGTTAATCTAGCTCAGTCAACACGTCTATTAATTACCTATTGGGTTGATTTTTATTGCAATGTGTCTTTGAGGCGAATAAATTCACAGACACACAAACGCTTGTTCCTGTGCGTGGACTCGGAAAATTATCTAAATGGGGTAAGTATACAGATGCACTTAAACACAGACACCTCTACCCTATCGCCAAAAACTTGGCCTTTTAGCCTGGAATTGCTCCCGGAACCCGCTTATATGGTGGGGGGTGCTGTGCGAGATGCTTTGCTGGGACGCCGCCGTGAGTACCGGGATCTAGATTTTGTCTTACTGGCGGATGCGGTAAAAACAGCGCGGAAGATTGCCAGTCGCTACAAAGCGGGGTTTGTGTTGTTAGATGCCCAGAGACAGATTGCCAGAGTCGTATTTGAGCAAGCAACCGTTGATATTGCACAAGCCGAAGGGTCAAATTTAGAAATCGATTTGCAGCGGCGCGACTATACAATGAATGCGATCGCATACAATCCCTACACTGGCGAACTCATCGACCCTCTTAGTGGCTATGCAGATTTGCAACAGGGCATCATTCGGATGGTTTCCCCCAAAAATCTGCAAGATGACCCTTTACGGCTATTAAGAGCGTACCGCCAAGCCGCCCAACTAAATTTTACGATTGAGTCGGATACCCAAGCAGCAATTCGACAACTTGCACCTTTACTGGGGCAAGTATCGGCAGAACGAGTGCAAGCAGAGTTTGCCTATCTCCTTAACACTTCTGAAGGCACTCCTTGGATAATTACTGCCGTTGAGGATGGTTTACTCGCAACTTGGTTTCCCAGTGCCTCAAGTCCCCAACCTCTCCCGAACCTTCCCCTGCAAACGGAGGGAACAATCGCGAGGTTAATAACTCCACCTCTTAGCCCCCTCCCCGTTGACGGGGAGGGGGTTTGGGGGAGAGGTTCCGAAAATGTCTCTACAATCTTGCCAGCAGTTGAACGTTCAGCGGTATTGCTGGGAGAAACATGGCATGAGTTAGCAATCTTTTTATCTAGCTTGGTAAGCGATACTTTAAAAACTTCTTGGTTGGGAATTGCAAAACTGGCGACATTGTTATCAACCGTGCCAGAAGCTGCTGAAACCCAATTATTGAATTTAAAATACAGCCGCGCTGAAATTCGCGCCATTACCACTGCACTCAAATTATTGCCGCAGCTGCAACCATCTCAGATGTCTTTAGGAGAGCAGTATTTATTCTTTCGGGAGGCAGGACAGGTTTTTCCCGCCATCGTCGTTCTGGCTGTAGCCACTGGGATATCTGTCGCAGAATTGACACCCCTCATCAACCGCTATCTGACTCCTGACGATCCTGTTGCTCATCCCGCGCCCCTCGTCAGCGGCAAAGATTTGATCCAAACTTTCAATCTCCCATCTGGGCCACAAGTTGGTAAATTTCTCACCGCGATTGGAATCGCACGCGCTGAAGGTAAAATCTCTACCCCCGCAGAAGCCATAA
This genomic window from Coleofasciculus sp. FACHB-T130 contains:
- a CDS encoding Ycf34 family protein gives rise to the protein MCICVNCQYVDRCTTYHAVEMQHQVPHLTEDPDFEATEPTINVNIRTEGEMIEMEWDVVGCLSFKRETGKWARLRPGELVPT
- a CDS encoding EAL domain-containing protein — encoded protein: MSKDSIKVLLIEDDEDDYILTRDLLSEIEREKFDLEWVDSYDAALEKIQMHQHDVYLVDYCLGAHNGLELLQEAISTNCKAPIILLTGQGDREVDFAAMKAGAADYLVKGKMDAPLLERAIRYSIERVKTLEALRESESRLENILGSLDDSVWSVSAITREPIYISPAAAEIYGRPVSQFFERPNLWLEVIHPEDRERIEAMTQALLQVGAADEEYRIFRPDGEERWIRNRAHLGRDANGNVIRIDGLAADITKRKQAEEALRSAMRENSQLAAAIANLTTGVTITDPTLPDNPIIFVNPAFTAITGYSAAEVMGSNCRFLQGKDTDFTVVKVMREAIASKQPIMCVVLNYCKDGTPFWNELTINPVFDNDGKLINFIGLQNDITVRKQTEEAIERLRHQNELILNSAGEGIYGLDIHGNATFVNPAAARMLGWEVEELIGKPLHFICHHSKADGAPYPREACPIYAAFKDGTVQQIEEEVFWRKDGTSFPVEYISTPIRENGQLVGAVVTFQDITERVGAATKAAQTQEALRESQERYELAVSGANDGLWDWNLKTNEIYFSPRWKSMLGCEESEISNTPDAWFERVHPEDIEQLKGQISLHLEGLTPHFENEHRILHKDGTYRWMLIRGMAVRDTNGKASRMAGSQTDITERKQVEKQLLHDAFHDVLTGLPNRALFRDRLGQAIERSKRTSDYFFAVLFLDIDRFKVINDSLGHMIGDQLLVAIAQRLKACLRGGDTVARLGGDEFTILLDDVKNINNATDIAERIHLELMHPFSLNEQEVFTTASIGIAIGGGSQSAPAIGYDCPENLLRDADTAMYRAKSMGRARHEVFDTTMHTRAVALLQLENDLRRAIERDEFQLHYQPIVSLTTGRLDGFEALVRWQHPERGLISPAEFIPIAEETGLIVPIGLWVLYNACYQMYDWQQFYPELLLTISVNLSSKQFLQPDLVKQIDQILRETRLDARSLKLEITESAVMENAESAIKMLFQLKALGVHLHIDDFGTGYSSLSYLHRFPIDQLKIDRSFISRIGAKDDSLEIVRAIVTLAHTLELNVTAEGVETAEQLSQLREMECEYGQGYFFAKPLTQESAKELIVTTQQLTTDFNYFASIFAKPQ
- a CDS encoding ATP-binding protein, with the translated sequence MNLSPYLPKITLFYARNKAAFGLSILIVAGYLGNYFRWSLFFDIDFLFGSIAVWIIVFLYGTGWGTFAGFISGICTYFIWHHPYTVITFTAEAFFVSLLFHRLRQNIVLLDGIFWLFIGMPLIWLFYAIILHVDTTQALIILLKQPVNGIFNALIASLMLTHLPIHKWLGRPQAVSTLSLQQTVFNLLVAFVFFPTLILMVLDSRRVIDNIKTTANAELKAASIDLVVEMRSWHQQHLKAVQEFAQIAADEPTKLDALQSSIEFAGRTFPDFHEIYVVNAEGKAITSSPRQNEAGESTIGLNLAVKPYFKEINNTLQPTLSDVVNGQKVILSVPVLRDNRFRGLVIAELDLNGIDELLKSNVDERGLQITLVDRRKSVIASTLSERVAMQTFDRRKDGEIRPIAPMTYQWLPISGSRLVMVRWNNSFFVQETLIDSQLPWTLIAELSATPDVRHIERVHTNSLAILMLISAIALIFATLLSRSLVSPLSKLAQVTTNLPHKLSEQELIDWPNSSVTELDALVRNFKSMAATLNQKFWEIKSTNEMLEERVQERTQKLLIINTELEAEIAERQRTEEKLKAYTFKLEQSNRELQDFAFVASHDLQEPLRKIQAFGDRLKLKYGESLTNEGKDYLERMQKAAQRMQTLINDLLAFSRVTSKAQPFTRVNITNVLQEVLSDLEVHIQKVGAQVEIGELLTIDADPSQMRQLLQNLISNALKFRRQEEAPVVKIWSQLLEKDEQLWTQDLSARPMCQIMVEDNGIGFDEKYLDRIFTVFQRLHGRNEYEGTGVGLAICRKIVERHGGTITAKSILGEGATFIVTLPVKQSR
- a CDS encoding response regulator; translated protein: MADDDEDDRLLAKDALEECRLANDLHFVVDGEDLMDYLYHRGKYTQLIKSPRPGLILLDLNMPKKDGREALQEIKADPELRPIPVVVLTTSKAEEDIYRSYGLGANSYIAKPVTFESLVSVMKALGKYWFEIVELPLKENEAENSTL
- a CDS encoding CCA tRNA nucleotidyltransferase → MHLNTDTSTLSPKTWPFSLELLPEPAYMVGGAVRDALLGRRREYRDLDFVLLADAVKTARKIASRYKAGFVLLDAQRQIARVVFEQATVDIAQAEGSNLEIDLQRRDYTMNAIAYNPYTGELIDPLSGYADLQQGIIRMVSPKNLQDDPLRLLRAYRQAAQLNFTIESDTQAAIRQLAPLLGQVSAERVQAEFAYLLNTSEGTPWIITAVEDGLLATWFPSASSPQPLPNLPLQTEGTIARLITPPLSPLPVDGEGVWGRGSENVSTILPAVERSAVLLGETWHELAIFLSSLVSDTLKTSWLGIAKLATLLSTVPEAAETQLLNLKYSRAEIRAITTALKLLPQLQPSQMSLGEQYLFFREAGQVFPAIVVLAVATGISVAELTPLINRYLTPDDPVAHPAPLVSGKDLIQTFNLPSGPQVGKFLTAIGIARAEGKISTPAEAIKLVSQLLEEP